In Thermocrinis minervae, a single genomic region encodes these proteins:
- the mutL gene encoding DNA mismatch repair endonuclease MutL, producing the protein MFVRELSPEVISRISAGEVLEGPTDCVKELIENSLDANASRVKVEIVKGGKRYISVLDDGTGIHPEDLPLVIRNHTTSKIASFEDIFKIPYYGFRGEALHSIASVSRLVIRSKHYTQEVCYELKAEGGRVCYVRPSACSAGTQVEVYDLFYNLPVRRKFLRKEDTERKKIVELIKVYAMARPDVSFELISDGKRVLFLPRANSYRERLEELFGERFEERLVEDQYIRVRSLISVEPSKAQVYFFVNSRPVYNRELLEFIRGRAGKAKVVIFLEVPPYLVDTNVHPKKREVKFYKEGIIKELISEAFERKHTSVLAQPKERYGEKFEVLGSIDDTIAVVRIGDFIYFFDQHLLSERENYEKGMVEDMACRSSIKAGHKLTKQQIESLVKKWFSFENKETCPHGRPLYYRIYIGDVYKKLGRSF; encoded by the coding sequence GTGTTTGTCAGAGAGCTTTCGCCTGAGGTAATAAGTAGGATATCAGCAGGGGAGGTGCTGGAAGGGCCAACCGACTGTGTCAAAGAGCTCATAGAGAACTCTTTGGATGCCAACGCTAGCAGGGTAAAGGTGGAGATAGTAAAGGGAGGCAAAAGATACATATCCGTGCTTGATGACGGCACGGGGATACACCCTGAAGACCTACCCTTGGTCATAAGGAATCACACGACAAGTAAGATAGCAAGCTTTGAAGATATCTTCAAAATTCCTTACTATGGCTTTAGGGGTGAAGCCCTTCACTCTATAGCCAGCGTGAGCAGGCTGGTTATAAGGTCTAAGCATTACACACAGGAAGTCTGCTACGAGCTTAAGGCTGAAGGTGGTAGAGTCTGCTACGTGAGACCTTCAGCATGTTCAGCAGGAACTCAGGTAGAGGTCTACGACCTTTTTTACAACCTTCCAGTAAGGCGTAAGTTCCTCAGAAAGGAGGACACAGAGAGGAAGAAGATAGTAGAGCTCATAAAGGTTTATGCCATGGCAAGGCCTGATGTAAGCTTTGAGCTTATATCCGACGGTAAGAGGGTACTCTTCCTACCGAGGGCCAACAGCTACAGGGAAAGACTTGAGGAACTGTTTGGGGAAAGGTTCGAAGAACGTCTGGTGGAGGATCAGTACATAAGGGTCAGAAGCTTGATATCCGTGGAACCTTCAAAGGCTCAGGTCTACTTCTTTGTAAACTCGAGACCTGTCTACAACAGAGAGCTTTTGGAGTTCATAAGAGGGAGGGCAGGAAAGGCGAAGGTGGTCATCTTTCTAGAGGTTCCACCCTACCTGGTAGACACAAACGTCCATCCCAAAAAGAGGGAAGTAAAGTTCTACAAAGAAGGCATCATAAAAGAACTCATCTCAGAAGCCTTTGAAAGAAAGCACACATCTGTACTGGCACAGCCCAAGGAGAGGTACGGGGAGAAGTTTGAGGTACTCGGTTCCATAGATGACACCATAGCTGTAGTGAGGATAGGAGACTTTATATACTTCTTTGATCAGCACCTTTTGTCCGAAAGGGAAAATTACGAGAAGGGTATGGTAGAGGATATGGCATGCAGAAGCTCCATAAAGGCTGGCCATAAACTTACAAAGCAACAGATTGAAAGTCTTGTAAAGAAGTGGTTCTCCTTTGAGAATAAGGAAACATGCCCACACGGAAGACCCCTTTATTACCGCATATACATAGGTGATGTATACAAGAAGTTAGGGAGGTCCTTCTGA
- the hisF gene encoding imidazole glycerol phosphate synthase subunit HisF gives MLAKRIIPCLDIDKGRVVKGVRFVDLVDAGDPVENARAYEEQGADELVFLDITASAEQRDIILHVVKAVAEQVFMPFTVGGGVRTLEDIRRLLEAGADKVSINTAAVQNPSLVYEAAKRFGSQCIVVAIDAKRSQKGWEVYIKGGRVPTGIDAVEWAKKVESLGAGEILLTSMDKDGTKSGYDVELTRSVAQAVNIPVIASGGAGSLEHFYEVFTEGMADAALAASLFHFRELSIPQVKEYLKAKGVPVRV, from the coding sequence ATGCTAGCAAAAAGGATTATACCCTGTCTGGACATAGACAAGGGAAGAGTGGTCAAAGGAGTAAGGTTTGTAGACTTGGTGGATGCCGGAGACCCGGTAGAAAACGCAAGGGCCTACGAGGAACAAGGAGCTGACGAGCTCGTCTTCTTGGACATAACCGCCTCTGCGGAACAGAGAGACATAATACTCCATGTGGTCAAAGCTGTAGCTGAACAAGTCTTCATGCCCTTCACGGTAGGTGGTGGTGTAAGGACATTGGAGGATATAAGAAGACTCTTAGAGGCAGGAGCCGACAAGGTTTCCATAAACACTGCTGCAGTGCAGAACCCATCGTTGGTGTACGAAGCAGCCAAGAGGTTCGGCTCTCAATGTATAGTGGTGGCCATAGATGCAAAGAGAAGTCAAAAAGGATGGGAAGTGTACATAAAAGGTGGAAGGGTACCAACGGGTATAGATGCTGTGGAGTGGGCAAAGAAGGTAGAAAGCCTGGGTGCTGGTGAAATACTCTTGACATCCATGGACAAGGATGGGACCAAGTCGGGTTATGACGTAGAGCTTACAAGAAGCGTAGCCCAGGCTGTTAACATACCAGTCATAGCTTCAGGCGGTGCCGGTTCTCTAGAACACTTCTACGAGGTATTTACAGAAGGTATGGCTGATGCTGCACTTGCAGCATCCCTATTTCACTTTAGAGAACTAAGCATACCACAGGTTAAAGAGTATTTAAAAGCTAAAGGCGTACCAGTGAGGGTGTAG
- the pdxA gene encoding 4-hydroxythreonine-4-phosphate dehydrogenase PdxA — MLKIGITIGDPAGVGPELIVRLGDHLSKDRAYVIYGEEKIIRLARSLFNPSFEYEVIQLPEDIKDPGVYLIDLNISQTDRPLPSHVSGIVAIGYLGRAVVDLVYGKIDGLVTMPISKFWAKMAGFAFEGQTEFITSSFRVKDYAMMMYSSKVKVVLLSTHVPLSEAIKQVTKENINKKVKLVSSEYKRLFGKEPSIGVLGLNPHAGEGGQIGNEELEHIYPAIEELKMEGYMVEGPLSPDTAFMKASEYDLFLCMYHDQGLIPFKLLAFDEGVNLTLGIPKVRTSPDHGTAYDIAWKGIANLGPSVSALHLCEKLSEGAAS, encoded by the coding sequence ATGCTAAAGATAGGCATAACCATAGGAGATCCGGCGGGTGTTGGACCTGAGCTTATAGTAAGACTTGGTGACCATCTTTCAAAGGATAGAGCTTATGTAATCTACGGAGAGGAGAAGATAATCCGTCTTGCTAGAAGTCTGTTTAATCCGAGCTTTGAATACGAGGTGATCCAACTTCCAGAAGATATAAAGGATCCAGGTGTATACCTTATAGACCTAAACATAAGCCAGACGGACAGACCTCTTCCCTCACACGTATCTGGCATAGTTGCCATTGGATACCTGGGCAGGGCTGTAGTAGACTTAGTTTACGGAAAGATAGACGGTCTTGTCACCATGCCCATAAGCAAGTTCTGGGCTAAGATGGCGGGCTTTGCCTTTGAAGGGCAGACGGAGTTTATAACGAGCTCCTTCCGGGTAAAGGATTACGCCATGATGATGTACTCTTCAAAGGTTAAGGTGGTCCTCCTTTCTACCCACGTACCCTTATCTGAAGCCATAAAGCAAGTTACCAAGGAAAACATAAACAAGAAGGTAAAGCTTGTAAGCTCCGAGTACAAAAGGCTCTTTGGGAAGGAACCATCCATAGGTGTGCTTGGTCTTAACCCACACGCTGGGGAAGGTGGTCAGATAGGCAACGAGGAGCTTGAACACATATATCCAGCAATAGAAGAACTCAAGATGGAAGGCTACATGGTAGAAGGTCCTCTGTCCCCTGACACAGCGTTTATGAAAGCCTCCGAGTACGACCTTTTCCTCTGCATGTACCACGATCAGGGGCTTATACCCTTCAAGCTCTTAGCCTTTGATGAGGGTGTAAACTTGACCCTTGGCATACCAAAGGTGAGAACATCGCCAGACCACGGTACGGCTTACGACATAGCCTGGAAGGGCATAGCCAACCTTGGACCATCGGTGAGTGCCCTTCATCTCTGCGAAAAGCTATCGGAAGGTGCAGCATCATGA
- a CDS encoding thioredoxin domain-containing protein: MANRLINAKSPYLRKSAHQPVDWYEWSEEAFRKAKEEDKPILLSIGGVWCHWCHVMAHESFENPEIAKIINENFVAIKVDRDERPDIDRRYQEVVFALTGSGGWPLTVFLTPDGEAFFGGTYFPPEDRWGRPGFKSILLRIAQLWKEDRQRILKSAQHIFQTLQTYSTSSHKDHVDEDLLERGISSLLTAIDYQYGGIGSAPKFHHAKGFELLIYHYYFTKNELIRRAVEISLDAMAKGGVYDHLLGGFFRYSTDDLWRVPHFEKMLYDNAELLKLYSMAYQVFGKDLYRYVAEGIVRYYREEASDPEGGFYASQDADIGTLDEGGYYTFSLKELSQFLTEEELKVASLYFDIGPKGEMHHDPSKNVLFIAMSEEEIASFLGKPVEEVKGLLKSAREKMLDYRRRTRERPFIDTTIYTNYNGLMLSGMAYYYKVFKDSWALDISVKTADRVLSELYDGKRLMHTHGVEGFSEDYIFLAMGLLDLYEISRREEYLQAAINIANTAIELFWDPQGWGFYDTIPKGEGLLKVPSKPVNDSPTQSVNGTAPYLLMTLYSLTGEERYMDYAEKTLQAFSRLVREAPMISHSYLISLYAYLKGMCKVETSERWEECLSAFRPFKFVKFSPVEGIVACVGTSCRRIEDCQELTSL; this comes from the coding sequence ATGGCAAACAGACTTATAAACGCAAAGAGTCCATACCTTAGGAAGTCTGCCCACCAGCCTGTAGACTGGTACGAGTGGTCGGAAGAGGCTTTTAGGAAAGCAAAGGAGGAAGACAAGCCTATACTCCTCTCCATAGGTGGTGTTTGGTGCCACTGGTGTCACGTGATGGCCCATGAGAGTTTTGAAAACCCAGAAATAGCCAAGATAATAAACGAGAACTTTGTGGCCATAAAGGTAGACAGGGATGAAAGACCAGACATAGACAGAAGGTACCAGGAGGTGGTCTTTGCCCTCACAGGCTCCGGAGGATGGCCACTCACAGTTTTTCTAACACCTGACGGTGAGGCTTTCTTCGGTGGCACCTACTTTCCACCCGAGGACAGATGGGGAAGACCAGGCTTTAAAAGCATACTCCTTAGGATTGCCCAACTGTGGAAAGAAGACAGACAAAGGATACTAAAGTCTGCCCAGCACATATTCCAAACCTTACAGACTTACAGCACATCAAGCCACAAGGATCATGTTGATGAGGACCTTTTGGAAAGGGGTATATCGTCCCTTCTAACGGCCATAGACTATCAGTACGGTGGTATAGGTTCCGCTCCCAAGTTTCACCATGCTAAGGGCTTTGAGCTGCTCATCTACCACTACTATTTCACCAAAAACGAGCTTATACGAAGGGCAGTAGAGATTTCTTTGGATGCCATGGCAAAGGGAGGAGTCTACGATCATTTGCTCGGTGGTTTCTTTAGGTACTCCACAGACGACCTATGGAGGGTACCTCACTTTGAGAAGATGCTTTACGACAACGCAGAGCTCCTAAAGCTTTACTCCATGGCATATCAAGTATTTGGTAAGGATCTCTATAGGTACGTAGCTGAAGGGATAGTAAGGTACTACAGAGAAGAAGCTTCAGACCCAGAAGGTGGTTTCTACGCTTCCCAAGATGCAGACATTGGCACTTTGGACGAGGGTGGCTATTACACTTTCTCCCTGAAGGAGCTTTCTCAGTTCCTAACGGAAGAGGAACTAAAGGTGGCAAGCCTTTACTTTGACATAGGACCAAAAGGAGAGATGCACCACGATCCTTCAAAGAACGTCCTTTTTATAGCCATGTCGGAGGAGGAAATAGCCAGCTTTTTGGGGAAACCTGTGGAGGAGGTAAAAGGACTCCTCAAATCCGCAAGGGAGAAGATGCTAGACTACAGAAGGAGGACAAGAGAAAGACCCTTCATAGACACTACCATTTACACCAACTACAACGGGCTTATGCTCTCAGGAATGGCGTACTACTATAAGGTCTTTAAAGATTCTTGGGCCTTGGACATCTCTGTTAAGACTGCCGACCGTGTACTGTCAGAACTCTACGACGGAAAAAGGCTCATGCACACCCACGGTGTAGAAGGCTTTTCTGAGGACTACATCTTCTTGGCTATGGGTCTGCTGGACCTCTACGAGATCTCAAGAAGAGAAGAGTACCTGCAAGCAGCAATAAACATCGCAAACACAGCTATAGAACTCTTTTGGGATCCACAGGGCTGGGGCTTCTACGATACTATCCCCAAGGGTGAAGGATTGCTGAAGGTACCCTCAAAGCCTGTTAACGACTCGCCTACCCAGTCAGTTAACGGTACGGCTCCTTATTTACTAATGACCCTTTACTCTTTGACAGGTGAAGAAAGGTACATGGACTACGCGGAGAAGACCCTTCAGGCTTTTTCCAGGCTCGTCAGAGAAGCTCCCATGATCTCTCACTCTTACCTTATAAGCCTCTATGCTTACCTTAAGGGCATGTGTAAAGTAGAGACCTCGGAAAGGTGGGAGGAATGTCTTAGTGCTTTTAGACCCTTTAAGTTTGTGAAGTTCTCGCCCGTGGAGGGTATAGTGGCATGTGTGGGTACAAGCTGCAGGAGGATAGAGGACTGCCAGGAATTGACCAGCTTATGA
- the thiC gene encoding phosphomethylpyrimidine synthase ThiC, protein MLRAQWVEDRKRFKNKTQMHLARQGIITEEMKYVAKREGLHPEFVRQEVARGRMIIPANINHLHLEPMCIGINSRVKVNANIGNSGLASDIPTEVEKAKVAIKYGADTIMDLSTGEAIRETRQAIIEVSTVPVGTVPIYEAFKIAKGDVKKMTVDLILDVIEEQARQGVSYMTIHAGVLREFLPLVQHRVMGIVSRGGAIMAQWMMEHGKQNPLYEHFDKICEIFKKYDVSFSLGDGLRPGAIADASDEAQLKELYVLGELTKRAWQHDVQVMVEGPGHVPMDQIEFNIKLQQKVCHEAPFYVLGPLVIDVAPGYDHIASAIGAAMAGWYGAAMLCYVTPKEHLGLPNIEDVKQGVIAYKIAAHAADVAKNWPGARDWDLEMSKARFAFDWNRQFELAIDPETARAYHDETLPQEGYKVAKFCSMCGPEFCAYKISQNVSSKMEEVLNLDNWIAP, encoded by the coding sequence ATGCTTAGAGCTCAGTGGGTAGAAGACAGGAAGAGGTTTAAGAATAAGACGCAGATGCACCTTGCCCGTCAGGGCATAATCACAGAGGAGATGAAATACGTTGCAAAGAGGGAAGGGCTACATCCTGAGTTTGTAAGGCAGGAGGTAGCAAGAGGGAGGATGATAATACCGGCTAACATAAACCACCTACATCTGGAGCCCATGTGCATAGGCATAAACTCCAGGGTTAAGGTAAACGCCAACATAGGAAACTCTGGCCTTGCCTCCGACATACCCACAGAGGTAGAAAAGGCCAAGGTGGCCATAAAGTACGGTGCAGACACCATAATGGACCTGTCCACAGGTGAAGCCATAAGAGAAACAAGGCAGGCCATAATAGAAGTAAGCACAGTTCCCGTGGGAACAGTTCCCATATATGAAGCCTTCAAAATAGCAAAGGGTGACGTCAAGAAGATGACCGTAGATCTCATCCTGGATGTGATAGAGGAACAGGCAAGGCAAGGTGTCTCTTACATGACCATACACGCGGGAGTACTCAGGGAGTTTCTACCCCTGGTTCAGCACAGGGTAATGGGTATAGTTTCAAGGGGTGGAGCCATAATGGCCCAGTGGATGATGGAACACGGAAAGCAAAACCCACTGTACGAACACTTTGATAAGATCTGCGAGATATTCAAGAAGTATGACGTGTCCTTCTCTCTAGGTGATGGCCTAAGGCCTGGTGCTATAGCGGATGCATCGGACGAGGCCCAGCTTAAGGAGCTGTATGTCCTTGGTGAACTTACAAAAAGAGCTTGGCAGCACGACGTTCAGGTTATGGTAGAAGGTCCAGGACACGTACCCATGGATCAGATAGAGTTCAACATAAAGCTCCAACAAAAGGTATGCCACGAAGCACCCTTCTACGTACTCGGACCTCTGGTAATAGACGTGGCTCCTGGTTACGATCATATAGCCTCAGCCATAGGAGCAGCCATGGCAGGATGGTACGGCGCAGCCATGCTATGCTATGTCACGCCTAAGGAACATTTAGGTCTACCTAACATAGAAGACGTAAAACAGGGAGTAATAGCCTACAAGATAGCTGCACACGCTGCAGACGTGGCCAAAAACTGGCCAGGAGCAAGAGACTGGGACCTTGAGATGTCCAAGGCAAGGTTTGCTTTTGATTGGAACAGACAGTTTGAGCTGGCAATAGATCCAGAAACGGCAAGGGCTTACCACGACGAGACCCTGCCACAGGAAGGATACAAGGTAGCCAAGTTCTGTTCCATGTGCGGCCCAGAATTCTGCGCTTACAAGATCTCCCAAAATGTAAGCTCTAAGATGGAAGAGGTATTAAACTTAGACAACTGGATAGCTCCATGA
- the purE gene encoding 5-(carboxyamino)imidazole ribonucleotide mutase: MKVAIIMGSYSDWEHLKPAYEILKEFGVECHVEVVSAHRTPERMYEFAKKARKEGFEVIIAGAGGSAHLPGMTASMTTLPVVGVPIPTKHLGGVDSLHSIVQMPAGVPVATVGIGNGTNAGLLALRILSIKYPEIAQKLEEYSQGLKEKVREMNKKLKEELG; encoded by the coding sequence ATGAAGGTAGCCATAATAATGGGTAGCTACTCAGACTGGGAACACCTAAAGCCTGCCTACGAGATTCTCAAGGAGTTCGGTGTAGAGTGTCACGTAGAGGTAGTCTCTGCCCATAGGACACCAGAAAGGATGTACGAGTTTGCCAAAAAAGCGAGGAAAGAAGGCTTCGAGGTGATCATAGCAGGAGCTGGTGGATCTGCCCACCTTCCTGGGATGACCGCCTCCATGACCACCCTTCCCGTTGTGGGAGTCCCTATACCCACAAAACACCTGGGGGGTGTAGACTCTCTTCACTCCATAGTCCAGATGCCGGCAGGAGTACCAGTGGCTACTGTAGGAATAGGCAACGGGACCAACGCAGGGCTTCTAGCCCTGCGTATCCTATCTATAAAGTACCCAGAGATAGCCCAAAAGCTCGAAGAGTACTCCCAAGGGCTAAAGGAAAAGGTTAGAGAGATGAACAAGAAGCTGAAAGAGGAGCTAGGCTGA
- a CDS encoding thioredoxin family protein — MKRLMFLILFVLMLTSCQKGKSASSESKSLIPRKDYAMLIVESQGCIYCKQLDKDLKTNQELIQTLKDMDVYRVLAESNAPVFIKLDGKEMTTTEDKLVDILGVRSYPHIIFYNKEGRVVLQVPGYVPPKTLTCVVNYVKAQEFEKKKLMDYLKEQRCI, encoded by the coding sequence ATGAAAAGGCTTATGTTTTTAATCCTTTTTGTCTTGATGCTTACTTCCTGTCAGAAGGGAAAGTCTGCAAGTTCTGAGTCAAAGAGCCTTATACCTCGAAAGGACTATGCCATGCTTATAGTAGAAAGCCAGGGCTGCATATACTGCAAACAGCTTGACAAGGATCTGAAAACTAACCAGGAGCTTATACAGACGCTCAAGGATATGGATGTATACAGAGTATTGGCTGAAAGCAATGCACCAGTCTTCATAAAGCTCGATGGCAAGGAGATGACCACCACGGAGGACAAGCTGGTTGATATACTCGGCGTCAGGTCCTACCCTCACATAATTTTCTACAACAAGGAGGGTAGAGTTGTGCTGCAGGTCCCTGGTTACGTTCCTCCCAAGACGCTTACATGTGTGGTTAACTACGTAAAGGCTCAAGAGTTTGAAAAGAAAAAGCTTATGGATTACCTAAAGGAGCAGAGGTGTATATAG
- a CDS encoding ADP-ribose-binding protein, giving the protein MRIEVLPGSLLEVDVDLIVNPANSYGYMGGGVAGVIKRFGGEQIEKEAMAKAPIKVGSAVITTAGKLPFKGVVHAPTMEEPAMETTPEKVRLAVRAALELADSLNYTSIAFPGMGTGVGRLPHKVAAQVMLDEIKSFKPKNLKRVVLVDIDERMIEAWKEYL; this is encoded by the coding sequence ATGCGTATAGAGGTGTTGCCCGGGAGTTTGCTTGAAGTGGATGTAGACCTCATAGTAAACCCTGCCAACTCTTATGGGTACATGGGAGGAGGAGTAGCGGGGGTCATAAAGAGGTTTGGGGGTGAGCAGATAGAGAAGGAAGCTATGGCCAAGGCCCCTATAAAGGTAGGCAGTGCTGTGATAACTACTGCAGGAAAGCTTCCCTTCAAAGGAGTGGTTCATGCACCTACCATGGAAGAACCTGCCATGGAGACCACTCCAGAAAAAGTTAGACTAGCCGTCAGAGCGGCACTTGAACTCGCAGACAGCTTAAATTATACGAGCATAGCCTTTCCCGGTATGGGTACAGGAGTGGGAAGGCTTCCACATAAGGTGGCTGCCCAGGTTATGCTTGACGAGATAAAGTCCTTTAAACCCAAAAACCTCAAAAGAGTAGTGCTCGTGGACATAGACGAAAGGATGATTGAGGCCTGGAAAGAGTATCTATGA
- a CDS encoding chorismate-binding protein has protein sequence MKLILSGLFCGQRGLWELDVLDVHFFDSLKDLPDEDGFFVLSYDLSSETLGLRLKSSSLPAIVFVKVGQVKRWMGTEGSYKLRFVGSSLSREEYMHRVLLIKKHIEDGTVYQLNLTNRFDFEFEGSILSLFWDYYRRQPTPYSFFLDCEDFFVVSGSMELFLRKRFEKIVSRPIKGTSKDLRSLLESEKDKAENLMITDMMRNDLGRIAKPGSVKVKRLFRVQRYTTLFQMYSEVQAETKACFKDILMATFPPASVTGAPKVKAAEVIDTLEPHPRGYYCGCAGFKKGQDFTLCVLIRTAIGDKDRISYYAGAGIVADSDPQKEWQEVILKTKAFYSEQASTTRGYTLQPQF, from the coding sequence ATGAAGCTTATCCTTTCTGGCCTCTTCTGTGGACAAAGAGGTCTGTGGGAGCTAGACGTGTTAGATGTACACTTCTTTGATTCTCTCAAGGATTTGCCAGACGAGGATGGCTTTTTTGTACTCTCCTACGATCTATCCTCTGAAACCTTAGGTCTCAGGCTAAAAAGCTCTTCTTTACCTGCGATAGTCTTTGTCAAAGTAGGACAGGTCAAGAGGTGGATGGGTACAGAGGGAAGCTACAAACTTCGTTTTGTTGGCTCTTCCCTCTCCAGAGAGGAGTACATGCATAGGGTTCTTCTGATAAAGAAGCACATAGAGGATGGGACCGTATACCAACTTAACCTCACAAACAGGTTTGACTTTGAGTTTGAGGGCTCAATCCTTTCCCTCTTTTGGGACTACTACAGAAGGCAACCTACACCTTATTCCTTCTTTTTAGACTGCGAAGACTTCTTCGTGGTGAGTGGTTCCATGGAGCTTTTCCTAAGGAAAAGGTTTGAAAAGATAGTAAGTAGGCCCATAAAGGGTACCTCTAAAGATCTAAGGTCTCTACTTGAAAGCGAAAAGGATAAGGCGGAAAACCTTATGATCACAGACATGATGAGGAACGACCTTGGCAGGATAGCAAAGCCGGGAAGCGTAAAGGTAAAAAGGCTCTTTAGGGTACAAAGATACACTACCCTCTTTCAGATGTACTCAGAGGTACAAGCCGAGACCAAAGCATGCTTCAAAGACATACTTATGGCCACATTCCCACCTGCCTCCGTGACGGGTGCTCCTAAGGTTAAAGCTGCAGAGGTTATAGATACATTAGAACCACACCCACGTGGCTACTACTGTGGATGTGCCGGATTCAAGAAAGGACAGGACTTTACCCTATGTGTACTCATCAGGACAGCTATAGGTGACAAAGACAGGATAAGCTACTATGCTGGTGCTGGCATAGTTGCAGATTCAGATCCGCAGAAAGAATGGCAGGAGGTAATCCTCAAAACCAAGGCCTTTTATTCAGAACAAGCCTCTACCACCCGTGGATATACCCTTCAACCTCAGTTCTAG
- a CDS encoding type IV pilus twitching motility protein PilT yields the protein MLQLILKRAIELGASDIHLRVGSAPVIRVKKQLKRLDDFPVLEEKHMELFLKEVLERNRRKLAEFEEYGETDVSYSLPGVARFRVNVYKQRASFGMALRVVPYSVPPFESLNLPEVVRRVALENTKGLILVTGPTGSGKSTTLAAMIDTINSTRDNVIVTIEEPIEYLFTDKKSFIIQREVGIDTSSFAKGLRAALREDPDVIMVGEIRDPETAQIALQAAETGHLVLSTLHTLDAKETINRLISMFNLEVREQIRLQLAETLVAIFSQRLLPKADGSGVIPAVEVLINTPSIKECIIDPTRLDEIPGLMEKGKTVYGTQTFDQHLEELYRKGLIDLPTAVRYASRPTDLELRLKGISTGGRGLF from the coding sequence TTGCTACAACTGATACTTAAAAGAGCCATAGAGCTTGGAGCTTCTGACATACACCTGAGGGTAGGTAGTGCTCCAGTAATAAGGGTAAAAAAGCAGTTAAAGAGGTTGGATGATTTTCCAGTCTTAGAAGAAAAACATATGGAGCTGTTCCTAAAAGAGGTTTTGGAACGCAACAGGAGAAAGCTGGCAGAGTTTGAGGAGTATGGTGAGACGGACGTCTCCTACTCTTTACCTGGTGTGGCACGTTTCAGGGTAAACGTCTATAAACAGAGGGCAAGCTTTGGCATGGCTCTGAGAGTTGTTCCTTACTCTGTGCCACCCTTTGAATCCTTAAACCTTCCTGAGGTTGTTAGACGTGTGGCCCTGGAGAACACTAAAGGACTTATCCTTGTCACAGGACCTACGGGCTCTGGGAAGTCTACAACCCTTGCCGCCATGATAGATACGATAAACTCCACGAGGGATAATGTTATAGTCACCATAGAGGAACCCATAGAATATCTGTTTACCGATAAAAAGTCTTTCATAATCCAAAGGGAAGTGGGTATAGACACGAGCTCCTTCGCAAAAGGTCTTAGGGCGGCTCTCAGAGAAGACCCTGACGTGATAATGGTGGGTGAGATAAGGGATCCAGAGACTGCTCAGATAGCCCTTCAGGCGGCCGAGACGGGTCACTTAGTCCTCTCCACACTCCACACTTTGGACGCCAAAGAGACTATAAACAGGCTCATAAGCATGTTCAACCTTGAGGTTAGAGAGCAGATAAGGCTACAGCTCGCCGAGACTCTGGTGGCCATATTCTCCCAAAGACTTTTGCCTAAGGCCGATGGGAGTGGGGTCATTCCAGCAGTAGAAGTCCTTATAAACACACCATCCATAAAGGAGTGCATCATAGATCCTACCCGTTTGGATGAGATACCAGGTCTCATGGAGAAGGGCAAAACCGTCTACGGGACTCAGACCTTTGACCAGCACTTAGAAGAACTCTACAGAAAGGGACTTATAGACTTGCCTACAGCTGTAAGGTATGCAAGCAGACCTACAGACCTAGAACTGAGGTTGAAGGGTATATCCACGGGTGGTAGAGGCTTGTTCTGA